Proteins encoded in a region of the Amphiprion ocellaris isolate individual 3 ecotype Okinawa chromosome 21, ASM2253959v1, whole genome shotgun sequence genome:
- the LOC129347879 gene encoding uncharacterized protein LOC129347879, with protein MDVQIAFSLLCLLLFSELFKSASGDPFSHGSIVYSREQLLALSQARPPSWERPDIPAELRRRRRGCRAGLKRREKRRRYKPSVPSVIMGNVRSLPNKMEELTALTRLQWEYRESSLMMFTESWLNELTPDSLLTLDGFHLVRADRNVRESGKRKGGGLAMYVNERWCNAGHISVKEQLCTKDVELLAVSLRPFYLPREYSHVIAITVYIPPSADAAAACELIHSVVSQLQTSHPQSLIIISGDFNHALLSATLPTFTQYVTCHTRDNKTLDLLYANIKDAYSSSPLPPLGHSDHNLVRLQPIYIPMVKKQPPTTRYVKKWSDEATEALQDCFETTDWDVLCGPHGEDIDSLTDTITDYINFCAENIVPTRKVRCFSNSKPWVSLELKTLLKEKRRVFGSGDKEELRRVQKEIKKKIKADKASYRTKMESHLQDNNTREVWRDLRSISGYSRGHERGAAAGGQEWANELNLFFNRFDSAPTPPPSHQSTDQPAPSSHLSSLPPTPPTAPLLPSPSSTTSGLCIQPHHPSSSHPPPPPSPLPLPPSPCLSITADQVRSELKKIKTRKAAGPDGISSRLLRDCADQLCQVLLHIFNLSLSLERVPLLWKTSCLVPVSKTRNPREPNHFRPVALTSHLMKTMERIVLKNLRPQVSQYLDPLQFAYQPNIGVDDAVIYLLHRSLTHLEKPSSTVRVMFFDFSSAFNTIQPSLLRVKLEGTGVDCHLAAWTIDYLTNRPQYVRLRDCVSDVVVSSMGAPQGTVLSPFLFTLYTSDFHYNSGSCHLQKFSDDTAIVGCVSEGDEREYRTVISDFVDWCERNHLQLNASKTKEMIVDFSRRRTPRTAPVNIQGLDIDMVDTYKYLGVHLNNKLDWTHNTEVLYKKGQSRLHLLRRLRSFGVCRTLLRTFFDSVVASAIFYAVVCWGAGSTERDRKRLNRLVRRAGSVLDCSLDSIEEVGERRMLAKLTSIMDNPSHPLHDTVGSLSSSFSSRLRHPPCKKERYRRSFIPSAIRLYNISITG; from the coding sequence atggatgtgcaAATAGCGTTTTCCCTACTTTGTTTACTACTGTTTTCGGAACTTTTTAAATCTGCATCTGGTGACCCGTTCAGCCATGGCTCCATTGTTTACAGTCGGGAACAGCTGTTGGCGCTGAGCCAGGCCAGGCCGCCGTCGTGGGAGAGACCAGACATCCCAGCTGAGCTCcgcagaaggaggagaggatgtcGGGCAGGACTGAAGCGTCGGGAGAAGAGGAGACGCTACAAGCCGTCCGTTCCATCTGTGATTATGGGGAATGTGAGGTCTCTCCCGAataagatggaagaactgacgGCGCTGACAAGGCTGCAGTGGGAGTATCGGGAGAGCAGCCTCATGATGTTCACGGAGTCATGGCTGAACGAACTCACTCCGGACTCACTTTTAACTCTGGACGGATTCCATCTGGTCAGAGCGGACCGGAACGTGAGGGAGAGTGGTAAGAGAAAGGGTGGGGGCCTCGcgatgtatgtgaatgagagatggtgtaatgctggacacattagtgttaaagagcagctctgcactaaggatgtagaattactggctgtcagtctgcgtccgttctatctgccccgggagtattcacatgtaatagccattactgtgtacatccctccctcggctgatgcggctgcagcctgtgaactcatccacagtgtagtgtcccagctgcaaacatctcaccctcagtctcttattatcatctcaggagactttaatcatgcattgctctctgccactctccccacgttcacccagtacgtgacctgccataccagagacaataaaaccctggacctgctgtatgcaaacatcaaggatgcatacagctcctcacccctccccccgctgggccactcagatcacaacctggtgagactgcagcccatttacatacctatggtgaagaaacaaccccccaccaccaggtatgtgaagaagtggtctgacgaggccactgaggcgctgcaggactgctttgagaccacagactgggatgtgctgtgtggtccacacggggaggacattgatTCACTGACGGACACTATTACGGACTACAttaacttctgtgcagagaacatcgtaccaaccaggaaagtacggtgtttctctaacagcaaaccctgggtgtccctggaactgaagaccctgctgaaggagaagaggagggtttttggatctggggacaaagaggagctgaggagggtgcagaaggagataaagaagaagatcaaggcggacaaggccagctacaggaccaagatggaatctcacctgcaggacaataacacaagggaggtctggagagacctgagatccatctctggttacagcagaggccatgagaggggagctgcagcaggaggccaggagtgggccaatgagctgaatctgttctttaacagattcgactctgctcccactcctcccccctctcatcaaagcaccgaccagccagctccttcttcacacctcagctctctaccaccaacaccaccaacagcacccctcctcccatccccgtcttctaccacctccggactctgcatacagccccatcacccctcctcgtctcaccccccaccaccaccatcacccctccccctgccaccctccccctgcctctccataacagctgatcaggtgagaagtgagcttaaaaagatcaagaccaggaaagctgcaggtcctgatggaatcagctccagactccttagagactgtgcagaccagctctgtcaggtgctgctgcacatctttaacctgagcctgagtctggagagggttcctctgttatggaagacttcctgcctggttcctgtctctaagaccaggaaccccagggagcctaaccacttcagacctgtggccctcacttctcacctgatgaagaccatggagaggatcgtcctcaagaacctccgtccccaggtgagccagtatctggatccactgcagttcgcctaccaaccgaacattggagtggatgatgcagtgatctacctgctgcacagatcactgactcatctggagaaacccagcagcactgtgagggtcatgttctttgacttctccagtgctttcaacaccatccagccttctctgcttagggtgaagcttgaaggaacgggagtagactgtcacctggctgcttggaccatcgactacctcaccaacagaccacagtacgtgaggcttcgggactgtgtgtctgatgtggtagtcagcagcatgggggccccacaggggacagtgctctccccctttctcttcaccctgtacacatcggacttccactacaactctgggagctgtcacctccagaagttctccgatgatacagccattgttgggtgtgtatctgagggggacgagcgggagtacaggacggtcatctctgactttgttgactggtgtgagcgaaaccatctgcagctcaacgccagtaagacgaaggagatgatcgtggacttcagcaggaggaggacaccccggactgcaccggtgaacatccagggtttggacattgacatggtggacacatacaaatacctgggtgttcacctcaacaataaactggactggacacacaatacagaggttctgtacaagaagggccaaagtcgtctccacctgctgaggagactgaggtcctttggagtgtgcaggactctgctcaggacattttttgactctgtggtagcgtctgctattttctatgcagtggtctgctggggagcagggagcactgaaagggacagaaagagactaaacagactggtcaggagggccggttctgtcctggactgttccctggactccatagaggaggtgggtgagaggaggatgttggcaaagctcacatccatcatggacaatccctctcacccactgcatgacactgtggggtctttaagcagctccttcagcagcagactgagacatccaccctgcaagaaagagcgctatcgcaggtccttcattccatctgctataagactttacaacatcagcatcactggctga